In the Candidatus Brocadiia bacterium genome, one interval contains:
- a CDS encoding DMT family transporter, with amino-acid sequence MNKSVIYPIIYGLAAAVLFGASAPFSKLMVNRIEPITLSALLYLGSAVELVIFRIFQLLDWQSRFSGILPSTKSGQTEAKLNRADLPYLAGAILAGGVAAPILLMYGLKYTLASTASLMLNFEVVATTLIAALVFKEHIGRHALGAIGLITAASMLLSFNPEGQWSISMGTLGVLGATICWGIDNNLTRKISAKNPVTIGTVKGLVAGTISLILSLALGYALPGGIALTEAVVIGSLGYGLSIVFFILALRGLGAARTGAFFGIAPFAGVLIAFFLFREPPGIFFLIALPVMIAGVVLLLFESHMHRHSHPAMEHDHRHNHDDEHHLHEHSEESRVEEKAHAHQHRHDQTSHEGNHAPDMHHQHEH; translated from the coding sequence ATGAATAAGTCAGTTATTTATCCGATTATCTACGGGTTGGCCGCAGCCGTTTTATTCGGGGCCAGCGCACCGTTTTCCAAGCTGATGGTCAACCGGATAGAGCCGATAACATTGAGCGCGCTGCTTTACCTGGGCAGCGCGGTCGAACTGGTAATTTTCAGGATATTCCAATTGTTAGACTGGCAGTCACGCTTCAGCGGAATACTGCCATCTACAAAATCCGGACAGACCGAGGCTAAACTGAACCGAGCTGACCTGCCCTATCTGGCCGGAGCCATATTAGCCGGCGGAGTGGCCGCGCCGATACTCCTGATGTACGGACTGAAATACACTCTCGCCTCTACGGCTTCACTGATGCTTAATTTCGAGGTAGTCGCCACCACTTTGATTGCCGCGCTGGTGTTTAAGGAGCACATCGGCAGGCATGCGTTGGGCGCCATCGGTCTGATTACGGCAGCCAGTATGTTGCTTTCATTCAATCCCGAAGGACAATGGTCGATTTCAATGGGGACGCTGGGCGTGCTCGGAGCCACCATATGCTGGGGCATCGATAATAACCTGACCCGTAAAATATCAGCCAAAAACCCGGTAACCATCGGAACCGTCAAAGGACTGGTGGCCGGAACAATATCGCTTATCCTGTCACTGGCTTTGGGTTATGCCCTGCCGGGCGGAATAGCTTTGACGGAAGCCGTGGTTATCGGAAGCCTGGGATACGGGTTGAGCATCGTATTTTTTATCCTGGCCTTGCGCGGATTGGGCGCGGCCCGGACCGGCGCTTTTTTCGGCATCGCCCCGTTTGCCGGAGTACTAATCGCTTTCTTCCTTTTCCGGGAACCGCCCGGCATATTTTTCCTGATAGCCCTGCCGGTAATGATTGCCGGGGTGGTTTTACTTCTGTTTGAGAGCCACATGCACCGGCACAGCCATCCGGCTATGGAACACGACCACCGCCACAACCACGATGACGAACATCACCTGCATGAACACTCGGAAGAATCGCGTGTTGAGGAAAAAGCGCATGCGCATCAGCACAGGCATGACCAAACATCCCATGAAGGAAATCACGCGCCGGATATGCACCACCAGCATGAGCACTGA
- a CDS encoding phosphoenolpyruvate carboxykinase encodes MEKIETLGEPVYAKEIIRGLSADELRSLAKKDELQTEYGSPSYNSKIKSRSAKFTDIIYDQLTEQQAKLIQEVNNLLKSKSLICVDRQMCKGPDINLHCRTYVTSDYARIPYMWHETLFPLIKEPAPNAVADITVIDVPEWPERKVLVLPQLQMTYVLGTDYFGEVKKANLRMGMYLAKRRGWLGLHAASKIIRVKNPAGKLVEKGVILFGLSGTGKTSLSCHHHGLAHEEGITIRQDDVIFIRPDAHCYGTENNFYLKTEGLNPKDQALLYRGSISPNAILENVYVSPEGKIDFANYSISSNGRGVVRRTEMKPYTDENIDLDQVDVIIFLTRRIDVVPPVAKLSPEQGAAFFMLGESVETSAGDPTQAGKSLRVVGTNPFIIGPAEEEGNWFYKALKDNPQLECYVMNTGRVGGIDGEKITLIDSAEIIKQIARGSINWQADPDWHYQVPGQVENVNMERFDPLHFYSPDEYKNLVGKLKNERKEWLGRFPGLSRPIKHSLPE; translated from the coding sequence ATGGAAAAGATTGAAACATTAGGCGAACCTGTTTATGCCAAAGAGATTATTCGCGGCCTCAGCGCGGACGAACTGCGTTCCCTGGCCAAAAAGGACGAGCTCCAGACCGAATACGGTAGTCCGTCTTATAACAGCAAGATAAAATCGCGGAGTGCTAAATTTACGGATATTATCTATGACCAGCTTACCGAACAGCAGGCCAAATTGATTCAAGAGGTTAATAATCTTCTTAAAAGTAAAAGCTTGATTTGTGTCGACCGCCAGATGTGCAAAGGGCCGGATATAAATCTTCATTGCCGAACTTATGTAACCTCTGATTACGCGCGTATTCCGTATATGTGGCACGAAACTCTTTTTCCTCTGATAAAAGAGCCAGCGCCCAATGCCGTGGCTGATATTACGGTTATTGACGTGCCTGAATGGCCCGAACGCAAGGTGTTGGTCCTGCCTCAGCTCCAGATGACTTATGTGCTGGGTACGGATTACTTTGGCGAGGTAAAAAAGGCCAATCTCAGGATGGGTATGTATCTGGCTAAACGTCGGGGCTGGCTGGGTCTGCATGCGGCCAGCAAGATTATCCGCGTCAAGAATCCCGCGGGCAAGCTGGTTGAAAAAGGCGTAATTCTATTCGGTCTGAGCGGCACGGGCAAAACATCGCTTTCCTGCCACCATCACGGGCTGGCCCATGAAGAAGGTATCACTATCAGGCAGGACGATGTTATTTTTATCCGTCCTGACGCCCATTGTTACGGCACTGAGAATAATTTTTACCTTAAAACCGAAGGTCTTAACCCCAAGGACCAAGCTTTGCTTTATCGCGGTTCAATATCGCCCAATGCCATCCTGGAAAACGTCTATGTCTCGCCGGAAGGAAAGATTGATTTCGCAAATTATTCAATCAGTTCCAATGGCCGGGGCGTTGTCCGCCGCACCGAGATGAAGCCTTATACGGATGAGAATATTGACCTGGATCAAGTAGACGTAATTATATTTCTTACCCGGCGTATTGACGTGGTGCCGCCGGTGGCCAAACTTTCGCCTGAACAGGGCGCGGCGTTTTTTATGCTCGGTGAATCGGTCGAGACCTCGGCCGGCGACCCGACCCAGGCTGGGAAATCGCTCCGCGTGGTCGGCACCAACCCGTTCATCATCGGGCCGGCTGAAGAGGAAGGTAACTGGTTTTATAAAGCGCTCAAAGACAATCCTCAGCTGGAATGTTATGTTATGAATACCGGCCGGGTAGGCGGCATCGACGGCGAAAAAATAACCTTGATTGATTCAGCTGAAATTATCAAGCAAATAGCCCGCGGTTCTATCAATTGGCAGGCTGACCCGGATTGGCATTACCAGGTGCCTGGCCAGGTGGAAAATGTCAATATGGAGCGTTTTGACCCGTTGCATTTCTATTCGCCGGATGAATACAAAAATCTGGTCGGCAAACTGAAAAATGAGCGCAAGGAATGGCTGGGTCGGTTCCCGGGTCTTTCAAGACCGATCAAACACAGTCTGCCTGAATAA
- a CDS encoding MoaD/ThiS family protein codes for MKVTIGAYGILRSYIGDSDPSKETDIDGSKTVKQIISDLGIPEGMVMLVSVNDHQESMDYIPKDGDDIKLIPPVSGG; via the coding sequence ATGAAAGTTACGATAGGCGCATACGGAATTCTGAGAAGTTACATCGGTGACAGCGATCCTTCCAAAGAAACAGATATCGACGGGTCAAAAACCGTAAAACAAATTATCTCAGACCTGGGTATACCTGAAGGCATGGTAATGCTTGTTTCAGTTAATGACCACCAGGAATCAATGGATTATATTCCTAAGGATGGTGATGATATAAAACTTATTCCGCCTGTCAGCGGCGGTTAA
- a CDS encoding aldehyde ferredoxin oxidoreductase family protein — translation MFGYGGKILRVNLSDGKITTEPVKEEFAKKYIGGRGFAARILYDELKPGINPLSPDNKVVIASGPLAGLFLPAGGKLTFASKSPATNSYGDSNIGGHLAAEMKYAGYDVIIIEGKAKSPSYIYIKNDKVEIRDASKYWGKGSMTAEKMIKDDIGKEFEVADIGPAGENLVKFACVSHDFGRQAGRTGIGAVMGSKNLKAVAVYGSKSLKVADPDKLMELSKKAFTECFKHPSWKLWLDQGTASVVVWSNHQGSFPTRNFQTGFFPDYKNISGDKMVKNTIVNNKACFGCPMACGKYASVKRGNKEYFVEGPEYETAALIGGDCAIGNIKDLTYANWLCDELGLDTISGGNVAAFAMECFEKGIITKKDTDGVEFKFGDIESFEKIMNMICYRKGIGNVLADGARVAAKKFGKGSEKFAMEIKGLEISGYESRKAPAMLLAYMTCDIGGHHNRAWAITYDIQVGRDKIEGKAKRVIELQHIRPLFDMVGCCRLQWVELDMSLDYYPKFLKAANGLDFTWDELMKSSERIWNLTRLFLIRENKNYGRHFDYPPARIYEEKVPDGPTAGSIMKREDIDKMLDEYYQMRGWDKDGKPTAQKLKELGL, via the coding sequence ATGTTTGGTTATGGCGGTAAGATTCTAAGGGTTAATCTTTCTGACGGAAAAATAACTACTGAACCGGTCAAGGAGGAATTTGCCAAGAAGTACATCGGCGGGCGTGGATTTGCAGCCCGGATACTTTACGACGAGCTTAAGCCGGGGATAAATCCTCTTTCTCCGGATAATAAAGTAGTCATCGCTTCGGGACCTCTGGCCGGGTTATTCCTGCCGGCCGGCGGTAAGCTTACTTTTGCGTCCAAGTCTCCGGCTACCAATAGTTACGGCGATAGTAATATCGGCGGCCATTTAGCAGCCGAGATGAAATATGCCGGGTATGACGTGATTATTATCGAAGGCAAGGCTAAATCACCATCTTATATCTATATCAAAAATGATAAAGTAGAAATACGTGATGCATCAAAATACTGGGGCAAGGGTTCAATGACAGCGGAAAAAATGATAAAGGACGATATCGGCAAAGAGTTCGAAGTGGCTGATATCGGGCCGGCCGGAGAGAATCTGGTTAAGTTTGCCTGCGTATCGCACGACTTTGGTCGCCAGGCCGGGCGCACCGGCATCGGCGCGGTGATGGGGTCGAAAAACCTTAAAGCCGTTGCCGTATACGGCAGTAAATCGCTTAAGGTAGCGGATCCTGATAAGTTAATGGAACTAAGTAAAAAAGCATTTACCGAATGTTTTAAACACCCGTCCTGGAAACTTTGGTTGGATCAGGGCACGGCCAGTGTGGTTGTTTGGTCAAATCATCAAGGGTCATTTCCGACCCGTAACTTCCAGACCGGATTTTTTCCTGATTATAAGAATATTTCTGGCGATAAAATGGTTAAAAACACTATCGTAAATAATAAGGCTTGTTTTGGCTGTCCGATGGCCTGCGGAAAATATGCCAGCGTCAAGCGGGGAAATAAAGAATACTTTGTGGAAGGTCCGGAATATGAAACGGCCGCTCTTATCGGAGGCGACTGCGCCATCGGCAATATCAAAGACCTGACATACGCTAATTGGCTTTGCGATGAACTTGGTCTTGATACTATCTCTGGCGGCAACGTTGCGGCATTCGCCATGGAGTGTTTTGAGAAAGGGATAATTACCAAGAAGGATACCGATGGCGTGGAGTTTAAGTTTGGCGATATTGAATCTTTCGAGAAAATAATGAATATGATTTGTTACCGCAAGGGTATCGGTAATGTTCTGGCCGACGGTGCCCGGGTGGCTGCCAAGAAATTTGGCAAGGGCTCAGAGAAATTCGCCATGGAAATAAAAGGTCTGGAAATCAGCGGCTACGAATCGCGCAAGGCGCCAGCCATGCTCCTGGCTTATATGACCTGCGATATCGGCGGACACCATAACCGGGCCTGGGCTATTACATACGATATCCAGGTCGGGCGCGACAAGATTGAAGGCAAGGCTAAGCGGGTTATCGAACTTCAGCATATCCGCCCGTTGTTTGATATGGTCGGTTGTTGCCGCCTGCAATGGGTGGAACTGGATATGTCCCTGGATTATTACCCGAAATTCCTGAAAGCGGCTAACGGGCTTGATTTTACCTGGGATGAGTTGATGAAATCATCCGAGCGGATATGGAACCTGACCCGGTTATTCCTGATTCGCGAAAATAAGAACTACGGACGCCACTTTGACTATCCGCCGGCCCGTATTTATGAGGAAAAAGTACCGGATGGTCCGACTGCGGGCAGCATAATGAAGCGAGAGGACATAGATAAAATGCTTGATGAATACTACCAGATGAGAGGTTGGGACAAGGACGGGAAACCAACAGCTCAGAAACTGAAGGAACTCGGATTATAA
- a CDS encoding 4Fe-4S binding protein yields the protein MHLISDSKKCTGCRVCLTICSISHFKEVNTKKAALAIDAQFPSPGHYDVKVCNQCGTCASVCPAEAIELKNGVYIIDGDKCTGCGSCVEECPLKVMFMHDDSTVPIKCDLCKECIAMCGPKVLSIKE from the coding sequence ATGCATCTGATATCAGATTCTAAGAAATGCACCGGATGCCGGGTATGCCTGACTATATGTTCCATTTCACATTTTAAGGAAGTTAACACCAAAAAGGCGGCACTGGCTATTGATGCCCAGTTTCCTTCCCCCGGACATTATGACGTAAAGGTTTGCAACCAGTGTGGCACCTGCGCCAGTGTTTGTCCGGCCGAGGCGATAGAACTAAAAAATGGCGTTTATATTATTGATGGAGATAAATGCACCGGCTGTGGCAGCTGTGTTGAAGAATGCCCGCTCAAGGTGATGTTTATGCACGATGACAGCACTGTTCCGATAAAGTGCGATCTGTGCAAAGAATGCATTGCCATGTGTGGACCAAAAGTACTTTCAATAAAGGAGTAA
- a CDS encoding nucleoside phosphorylase: MSARQYHINLKRGEAAPNIILCGDPDRTDRIAHLFDRVTIKRQNREFRTYTGIYKKIPVSVMSTGIGPANVEIALIELAQIANDLTIIRVGSCGSLQKNMHIGDVVISTASLRMENTSLFFVPEGYPAVAHYQVVQRLKDSAEILGMTHHLGLTATAPGFYGAQGRVMPGFPLRTTDVVSYFSKIGVMNFEMETSVLLTLGQLKKYRTGSVSAVYADRYRYKFATPAEQRQAENNCIKTGLKAMELLCI, encoded by the coding sequence ATGAGTGCCCGACAATATCACATCAACCTCAAGCGCGGGGAAGCGGCACCAAATATTATTCTTTGCGGTGACCCCGACCGGACTGATCGCATAGCCCATCTATTTGACCGCGTAACGATAAAAAGGCAAAACCGGGAGTTTCGGACATATACCGGTATCTACAAGAAGATTCCTGTTTCCGTGATGTCAACCGGTATCGGGCCTGCTAATGTGGAAATTGCTTTGATTGAACTTGCACAAATTGCCAACGATTTGACCATCATTCGGGTGGGTAGTTGCGGCAGTCTTCAGAAAAATATGCATATCGGCGACGTGGTAATTTCTACGGCTTCACTTAGAATGGAAAATACATCGCTCTTTTTTGTACCCGAAGGATATCCAGCCGTAGCGCATTATCAAGTGGTTCAGCGTTTGAAAGACTCAGCCGAAATACTTGGTATGACGCATCATTTAGGACTTACGGCTACAGCGCCTGGTTTTTATGGAGCGCAAGGTCGGGTAATGCCTGGATTCCCGCTGCGAACCACAGATGTGGTAAGCTACTTCTCGAAAATTGGAGTGATGAACTTCGAGATGGAAACCAGCGTGCTTCTGACCCTGGGGCAGCTTAAAAAATACCGGACCGGAAGCGTATCAGCAGTCTACGCGGATAGGTATCGTTATAAATTTGCAACGCCTGCGGAACAACGACAGGCTGAAAATAATTGTATTAAAACCGGATTAAAAGCAATGGAGTTATTATGCATCTGA
- a CDS encoding adenine phosphoribosyltransferase, translating to MKKLNLQTLRKQIRTYKDWPKKGINFLDITKLLYNRVMFRKAIRLMVDSLLEKRVEVVLCPESRGFIFGAAVAMLLSAGVLVARKSGKLPPCPKKKVSYNLEYGKDALEIPSGFIRKGTRVAIVDDVLATGGTAKALEGAVTKMGGVVVSNVFLIEIKDCQGRGKLESLVYSILDF from the coding sequence ATGAAAAAGCTTAATTTGCAGACGCTAAGGAAACAAATAAGAACATATAAGGATTGGCCAAAGAAGGGAATTAATTTTTTAGACATAACGAAATTGTTGTATAATCGGGTTATGTTTAGGAAAGCTATCAGACTTATGGTAGATTCATTGCTTGAAAAACGGGTGGAAGTGGTGTTATGTCCGGAATCTCGTGGATTCATATTTGGTGCCGCAGTTGCTATGTTGCTAAGTGCAGGCGTATTAGTGGCAAGGAAATCAGGAAAACTACCTCCTTGTCCGAAAAAAAAAGTGAGTTATAATCTAGAGTATGGGAAAGATGCCCTTGAAATACCTTCTGGTTTTATACGTAAGGGGACTCGGGTGGCGATCGTTGATGATGTGTTGGCCACAGGTGGTACCGCTAAAGCTTTGGAGGGCGCGGTAACTAAAATGGGAGGTGTGGTGGTATCTAACGTGTTTCTTATTGAAATAAAGGATTGTCAAGGTCGGGGAAAGCTTGAATCCCTGGTATATTCGATACTTGATTTTTAA
- the rlmN gene encoding 23S rRNA (adenine(2503)-C(2))-methyltransferase RlmN: protein MLLCIKDLSEPELIKWLKKHNEPPYRIKQIYQWLYVKPVNEFSQMTNLSLELRTKLESSFSLYSLTLTNRQISKLDKTEKYLLSTNDNKYIESVTMPYRDRCTVCVSTQVGCRHACQFCASGANGFVRNLKPTEILDQIALSKILGHEVTHIVFMGMGEPLDNLENVLDAIKIINSPKYFNIGARRITISTAGIPDGIARLSQTGLQVELSVSLHSPFNTVRNRLMPINKKYPIELLIKICHEYVAKTNRQITFEYILISGINESVQDAEALAALLKGLKCQVNLIAFNPHSLVHCPEPMKPPSVENIIRFQECLFKLKVHTTMRQSRGQDIDAACGQLSAKYNNP from the coding sequence ATGTTACTATGCATAAAAGATCTGTCCGAGCCAGAACTGATAAAATGGCTTAAGAAACATAACGAGCCTCCTTACCGGATAAAACAAATTTATCAGTGGCTTTATGTCAAACCCGTAAATGAATTCAGCCAAATGACTAATCTGTCACTGGAATTACGGACAAAACTAGAATCATCATTCTCTCTGTACTCACTCACATTAACCAATCGCCAGATATCCAAACTGGATAAAACCGAGAAATACCTCCTATCCACCAACGACAACAAGTATATCGAAAGCGTCACTATGCCTTATCGCGATCGATGCACCGTCTGCGTTTCTACTCAGGTCGGTTGCCGGCACGCCTGTCAATTCTGCGCCAGCGGCGCGAACGGTTTTGTACGTAATCTCAAACCAACCGAAATACTTGATCAAATTGCTCTGTCCAAAATACTCGGCCACGAAGTAACCCATATCGTTTTTATGGGCATGGGTGAACCCTTGGACAACCTGGAAAACGTCCTTGACGCCATCAAGATAATTAATTCACCCAAATATTTCAATATCGGCGCCAGACGCATTACCATATCCACCGCAGGCATCCCCGATGGCATAGCTCGCCTGAGTCAAACCGGACTTCAGGTCGAACTCTCCGTTTCCCTGCACAGCCCTTTTAACACCGTTCGCAATCGGCTTATGCCAATTAATAAAAAATATCCCATAGAACTTCTGATTAAAATCTGCCACGAATATGTGGCAAAAACTAACCGACAGATTACTTTCGAATATATTCTGATATCCGGTATCAACGAATCAGTCCAGGATGCCGAGGCGCTGGCCGCTTTGCTAAAAGGGCTTAAATGCCAAGTCAATCTTATTGCCTTCAACCCACATTCACTGGTACACTGCCCGGAACCTATGAAACCCCCTTCCGTAGAAAATATCATCCGCTTCCAAGAATGCCTCTTTAAGCTAAAAGTACATACCACCATGCGCCAATCGCGCGGACAGGACATAGATGCGGCCTGCGGCCAGCTCAGCGCTAAGTACAATAACCCCTAA
- a CDS encoding sigma-54 dependent transcriptional regulator, producing MKILLADDEKTITVTLSDALRDKGHTVAVAYDGLSALQYAETDNYDCVLLDIKMPGTDGMEVLRRLKKNNPDLPVIMITGYGTADSAIQALKEGAYDYIQKPFYNNEILLLLEKIEKFRSVKDDYRKVRSDLNIKPQYVGLVGKSPKMAQVYQMIESVAGSDTTVLIEGESGTGKELIAEAIHYKSTRRDNPLVKFGCHAVPETLIESDLFGHEKGSFTDARAQKIGRFELADKGTIFIDDIDDMPLSIQTKFLRVLQEHTFERIGSTSTIKVDIRITAASKKDLFEMVTNNRFREDLFYRLKVITIKIPPLRDRTEDIPLLVEHFIRKFSPPGKEYKIEPETLLALTNHKWPGNVRELENSVSRAITLAGPSMILERKNLLESSFSPLMDGKDMVSLNEFVKHCEKDYIQRLFIITKADKGEMSRILQISRKTLWEKLKKYGIDT from the coding sequence ATGAAAATCCTTTTGGCAGACGACGAAAAAACAATCACTGTAACATTGAGCGACGCCCTGCGCGACAAGGGACATACCGTTGCCGTTGCCTATGACGGTCTTTCCGCGCTACAATACGCCGAAACTGATAATTATGACTGCGTCCTACTAGACATCAAAATGCCCGGTACGGACGGCATGGAAGTCCTCCGGCGGCTCAAAAAGAATAATCCTGACTTACCAGTTATCATGATTACCGGCTACGGCACGGCTGATTCAGCCATACAGGCTCTTAAGGAAGGAGCCTATGACTATATCCAAAAACCTTTCTATAATAATGAAATACTGCTCTTACTGGAAAAAATAGAAAAATTCCGTTCCGTCAAAGACGACTACAGAAAAGTCAGAAGCGACTTGAACATCAAGCCACAGTATGTAGGTCTGGTCGGTAAAAGCCCTAAAATGGCCCAGGTCTACCAGATGATCGAAAGTGTCGCGGGATCCGATACGACTGTTTTAATCGAAGGAGAAAGTGGCACCGGCAAAGAACTCATAGCTGAAGCAATCCATTATAAAAGCACCCGACGTGATAACCCACTAGTCAAATTTGGCTGCCATGCGGTGCCAGAAACTCTTATTGAATCCGACCTGTTCGGCCACGAAAAAGGATCTTTTACTGATGCCCGAGCCCAGAAAATCGGCCGGTTTGAGCTGGCTGATAAAGGCACCATATTCATCGATGATATCGACGATATGCCTCTATCCATCCAGACTAAGTTCCTTCGCGTCCTGCAGGAACATACCTTCGAACGCATTGGCAGTACCAGCACCATCAAGGTCGATATCCGCATCACCGCCGCATCTAAAAAAGACCTCTTTGAAATGGTCACGAACAATCGTTTCCGCGAAGACCTCTTCTACCGACTTAAAGTGATTACCATCAAAATACCTCCTTTAAGAGACAGAACCGAGGATATCCCGCTCTTGGTCGAGCACTTCATCCGCAAATTTTCGCCGCCCGGCAAGGAATATAAAATAGAACCAGAAACCCTGCTGGCCCTGACTAATCATAAATGGCCAGGCAATGTCCGCGAGCTGGAAAATTCCGTCTCACGCGCCATCACCTTAGCCGGACCGTCTATGATTCTGGAAAGGAAAAACCTGCTAGAAAGCTCTTTCAGTCCTCTTATGGACGGCAAAGATATGGTCAGCCTGAACGAATTCGTCAAACACTGCGAAAAGGATTACATACAACGGCTTTTTATCATCACCAAAGCCGACAAAGGCGAAATGAGCCGTATTCTCCAAATCAGCCGAAAAACTCTATGGGAAAAACTTAAAAAATATGGCATTGACACATAA
- a CDS encoding type II secretion system protein GspG encodes MKNNTLSTGFTLIELMVVISIIALLAGIGIPTIIKSQLKAKEALAKTEIAGLAGALSMYETDNGRYPEDDATFSGKPLVDALQGDAMSSPPKPPYYQFKKSRLADGEYNSPLNKPYYYRENASEKTKTAEMHNAFTFDIWTENGAEEKDKINNWD; translated from the coding sequence ATGAAAAATAACACCTTGTCAACCGGGTTTACTCTTATTGAACTTATGGTGGTCATATCCATCATCGCCCTGCTGGCTGGCATCGGCATACCCACCATTATAAAGAGCCAGTTAAAAGCCAAAGAAGCCTTGGCCAAAACCGAGATTGCCGGCTTGGCCGGCGCTTTGTCTATGTATGAAACCGACAATGGCCGCTATCCCGAAGACGACGCCACCTTCTCCGGTAAACCGCTGGTCGACGCTCTTCAGGGTGATGCCATGTCCAGCCCGCCCAAACCGCCTTATTACCAATTCAAAAAAAGCCGGCTGGCCGACGGCGAATACAACAGCCCTCTTAATAAACCATATTACTACCGAGAAAATGCCTCTGAGAAAACCAAGACGGCCGAAATGCATAACGCATTCACCTTTGACATCTGGACCGAAAACGGAGCCGAAGAAAAAGATAAAATTAATAATTGGGATTAA
- a CDS encoding type II secretion system protein: protein MRKNRGFTLIELLVVIAIIALLASMVVNGVQRGKEQARIKATRALVEKILNAMEEYKSAYYAYPPSEGEYPGAKSLYHYLGTQLDKAGGYDPTTGETSKEKFGPAVPGGFGKTELSGEKVIDIWGTELYYKNPGTDHSDAGGKNNKDIVDIESWGPNQKDDTDGAADNDDINNWKLEK from the coding sequence ATGCGAAAGAACAGAGGGTTTACATTAATTGAACTTCTAGTGGTTATCGCCATCATTGCCTTGTTGGCCAGCATGGTAGTCAACGGAGTGCAACGCGGCAAGGAACAAGCGCGGATAAAAGCCACCAGAGCGCTTGTCGAGAAAATACTTAACGCCATGGAAGAATATAAATCGGCATACTACGCCTATCCGCCATCCGAAGGTGAATACCCGGGAGCCAAGTCTCTATATCATTATCTGGGCACCCAGCTTGATAAGGCCGGCGGCTATGACCCAACCACCGGAGAAACCAGTAAAGAAAAATTCGGCCCGGCCGTGCCCGGCGGTTTTGGCAAAACCGAACTTTCCGGCGAGAAGGTCATTGACATCTGGGGAACCGAACTCTATTACAAAAATCCCGGTACGGACCATTCTGATGCCGGCGGTAAAAACAATAAAGATATCGTGGATATCGAATCATGGGGGCCAAACCAAAAAGACGACACGGACGGCGCCGCTGATAATGACGATATCAATAACTGGAAACTGGAAAAATAA
- a CDS encoding prepilin-type N-terminal cleavage/methylation domain-containing protein, translating into MIPRKSSGFTLIELLVVMAIIAIAATIAWMSIPTSNAVKRAGNIVSTVFMKASTLAISERAVYFISFDKEKSLMSIYRNAEEDETEGEEKLDKKTDIIVGEQIQLPKGVKFSKTTPLFQQTETYVGFRPSGMMFLPQGVADKGLNPPGEADIILEQENKTGKMYIDYTILTGRVRRIVFQNN; encoded by the coding sequence ATGATACCAAGAAAATCATCGGGATTTACGCTTATCGAACTGCTGGTGGTAATGGCTATCATTGCCATCGCCGCAACCATAGCATGGATGTCAATACCAACCAGCAACGCCGTAAAACGGGCCGGCAATATCGTCAGTACGGTATTTATGAAAGCCAGCACACTGGCTATCAGCGAGCGAGCCGTGTATTTTATCTCCTTTGACAAAGAAAAATCATTGATGTCAATATACCGGAACGCCGAGGAGGACGAAACCGAGGGAGAAGAAAAGCTCGACAAGAAAACAGATATTATCGTGGGCGAGCAAATACAGCTGCCCAAGGGCGTTAAGTTTTCCAAAACTACGCCTCTATTCCAGCAGACCGAAACATACGTCGGATTCCGCCCCAGCGGCATGATGTTCCTACCCCAAGGCGTGGCTGACAAAGGGCTTAACCCGCCCGGCGAAGCTGACATCATCCTTGAACAGGAAAATAAAACCGGTAAGATGTATATTGATTACACCATTCTGACCGGCCGGGTGCGCAGAATAGTTTTTCAGAATAACTAA